Proteins from a single region of Sporosarcina sp. P33:
- a CDS encoding immunoglobulin-like domain-containing protein gives MKKFFPAFMAFLLVFSTIGPLPGVAEGFPGRVTYDVVAGDDNKGVIKVDMDGGNSAWKITLHKKSTGNRVGDLLNENTSFPDVTPGIYEVRAEKIDSNPKLTEVSPAITVKPKPILAERDVTTEPYRIIISNVIPGSEVNLYKPDSQVPYKTQKPNANNIVIFNKIDANKSYSVTHFIDGANSIHSSAITVNPAPVTLEWVKDSGAANNSGEIKVTGTKVKNNLIIYRAENVGGISAEYKQITAVGPTTTVSGLRDGVYSIIQSETEDHLKSEISNEVVIKNEQKPTIELEKPIYEIFHNVQGQNEYTNPGYKITNKNGTTSEIRYDSLVCAPANNLKVSVSIEYEGGVIGNGQKPNPGKYKAIYTATDCENQQLYNTAIREVIVYPEKIKVNKTVNTLEYHGSSPIERHQFGSITVENVFNNADLFLYQDPSESNDLSKAQKIREITNLNENTYTFPDVPVGKGYFVFQEVEGVKSKFSDRVEIKDTTPPKIILNAKDGAINIDLEVGDEFKDPGFTAVDNIEIAEKIVTYHPSPVNTSQPGEYTIFYNAKDTGGLSAIQQVRTVTVRPKPVMAIGSTAAVGEIGVTNIFPSTQTNKTILKLYKANNDGVFPDNIDDPLKKVELDAGQTTYVFKNIEPGRYLVRQEVKSQISRQSNVVEVVDIDKPHITLIGPENINLTLDSELEPYYTKNKQFKDPGITAEDYLSNEQNPLSLTSTLVFKDTDVNSYNVKGTSIKYPEFNTNEPGIYKIRYTAVATRGAKALPKYRTITVAPPKPGLVTATSSTIKVSPETESGNQGIYSHSTTRANLYNAYGQLIKSKNVTNSNNFTFEDVPAGFGYYVTQTVNGIESQPSLPVNVSIFGDAKPNALITSFNFKEVDAISVIDQKAEKITVTVPKTAKLTSLTPVITSIGTVTPNPSVITDFSDGQPKLYRVVNSANNTTTEKTYSVTVKHAANSSTGSLPLEKDGELTPLSPSVSLSPAEVETAKDHGVTFITKDKKAEAHVPASNVIESRHSTFTLKQPLANGPYEISFGNLSRFMQPIELKLPKSGTKTLAKLVDGYTVAVPSAAAATATTSLINEPGTYALVDNVGAPRINPPATGSASYTLQLALLETSGTIYYTTSSKDISFTSSALSNDKPLKDRYIATASPADILKWTKYTPDEKISAPSGELYAVVVKGNQISQIASLEAAPAIDWSKNIPSYDTHKVLSINFNARVDREALYSGLIYVTDDTTNEKVAAALQMSSDGKTIYVVPQKAYTRGKQYTLHIDRQFKGNTKNKEFLKKSLLQTFTIN, from the coding sequence ATGAAGAAGTTTTTCCCTGCATTTATGGCTTTTTTATTAGTGTTTTCTACTATTGGGCCGTTGCCTGGGGTGGCAGAAGGTTTTCCTGGCAGGGTTACATATGACGTGGTCGCTGGTGATGACAATAAGGGTGTTATAAAGGTTGATATGGATGGCGGTAACTCCGCTTGGAAAATCACACTGCACAAAAAAAGTACTGGTAATCGAGTAGGAGATTTATTAAATGAAAATACTTCCTTTCCCGACGTTACTCCAGGAATTTATGAAGTGAGAGCTGAAAAAATAGATTCTAATCCTAAGTTGACTGAAGTTTCACCAGCAATAACTGTAAAACCTAAACCTATATTAGCTGAAAGAGACGTTACTACAGAACCCTATAGGATTATTATTAGTAATGTGATACCAGGTAGTGAAGTAAATCTTTACAAACCAGATTCACAGGTTCCTTATAAAACACAAAAACCTAATGCTAACAATATAGTCATATTTAATAAAATTGATGCAAATAAAAGCTACAGTGTAACTCATTTCATTGATGGTGCAAACAGCATTCATTCTAGTGCGATAACTGTAAACCCTGCTCCAGTTACATTGGAATGGGTAAAAGACTCAGGAGCTGCAAATAATTCAGGTGAAATAAAAGTTACAGGAACGAAAGTTAAAAATAATTTAATTATTTATCGTGCAGAAAATGTGGGGGGAATTTCGGCTGAATATAAACAAATTACCGCTGTGGGCCCCACTACTACAGTTTCGGGATTGAGAGATGGAGTTTACTCGATCATTCAATCAGAAACTGAGGACCATTTAAAAAGCGAAATATCGAATGAAGTTGTTATTAAGAATGAACAGAAACCCACTATTGAATTAGAAAAACCAATTTACGAAATTTTTCATAATGTTCAGGGACAAAATGAATATACCAATCCCGGCTATAAAATAACTAATAAAAATGGTACTACATCTGAAATTCGATATGATTCTTTAGTTTGTGCACCTGCAAACAATTTAAAAGTTAGCGTTTCTATCGAATATGAAGGCGGTGTCATAGGCAACGGTCAAAAGCCTAACCCTGGAAAATATAAAGCTATATACACAGCAACCGATTGTGAAAATCAACAATTGTATAATACAGCTATAAGAGAAGTTATAGTATATCCCGAAAAAATAAAAGTTAATAAAACGGTAAATACGTTAGAATATCATGGCAGTTCTCCTATCGAACGACACCAGTTCGGTTCAATTACCGTTGAAAATGTATTCAATAATGCAGACTTGTTTTTATATCAAGACCCTAGTGAATCGAATGATTTAAGCAAAGCACAAAAAATTAGGGAAATTACAAATTTAAATGAAAACACCTATACGTTTCCAGATGTCCCCGTAGGTAAAGGCTACTTTGTCTTTCAAGAAGTAGAAGGCGTAAAAAGTAAATTTTCAGATCGTGTGGAGATAAAAGATACAACTCCTCCCAAAATTATATTAAATGCTAAAGACGGAGCTATAAACATAGATTTAGAAGTTGGCGATGAATTCAAAGATCCCGGCTTTACTGCTGTCGATAATATTGAAATTGCGGAAAAGATTGTTACGTATCACCCTAGTCCTGTTAATACAAGCCAACCCGGCGAATATACAATTTTCTACAATGCAAAAGACACTGGGGGTCTGTCCGCAATACAACAAGTGAGAACTGTTACAGTGCGGCCAAAACCTGTTATGGCAATAGGCAGTACTGCTGCTGTTGGTGAAATTGGAGTTACGAATATCTTTCCTAGTACACAAACCAATAAAACTATACTAAAACTTTACAAAGCAAATAACGATGGTGTCTTCCCTGACAACATTGATGACCCTTTAAAGAAAGTCGAACTGGACGCAGGGCAGACTACTTATGTATTTAAAAACATAGAGCCAGGAAGATATCTCGTTAGACAAGAAGTGAAATCCCAAATAAGCCGCCAATCTAATGTAGTGGAAGTCGTAGATATAGACAAACCCCATATCACATTAATCGGCCCTGAAAATATCAACTTAACGCTGGATAGTGAATTGGAGCCTTATTATACAAAGAATAAGCAGTTTAAAGATCCTGGAATTACAGCAGAAGATTATTTATCAAATGAACAGAATCCGCTTTCTTTAACTTCTACGCTTGTTTTTAAAGATACGGACGTCAACTCTTATAATGTAAAGGGAACCTCTATAAAATACCCTGAGTTTAATACTAATGAACCTGGCATATACAAAATCAGATACACTGCCGTGGCAACACGGGGAGCAAAAGCTTTACCAAAGTATAGAACTATTACAGTAGCACCACCAAAACCGGGACTTGTTACCGCGACTTCAAGTACTATCAAAGTTAGTCCTGAAACTGAATCCGGTAACCAAGGAATCTATTCTCACTCTACAACAAGAGCAAATTTATACAATGCATATGGACAGCTAATAAAATCAAAAAACGTGACTAATTCAAATAATTTCACGTTTGAAGACGTCCCAGCAGGCTTCGGCTACTACGTCACACAAACAGTAAACGGCATCGAAAGCCAGCCTTCCCTGCCGGTAAACGTCAGCATATTCGGCGATGCAAAACCCAATGCGCTCATTACTTCATTTAACTTTAAGGAAGTAGATGCAATCAGTGTCATTGATCAAAAAGCAGAAAAAATTACCGTTACTGTACCTAAAACGGCAAAATTAACTAGCTTAACACCTGTCATTACAAGTATTGGGACGGTCACACCAAACCCATCAGTGATAACCGACTTTTCGGACGGCCAGCCTAAATTGTACCGTGTAGTAAATTCAGCTAACAACACTACGACTGAGAAAACATACTCTGTTACAGTGAAACATGCTGCTAACAGTTCGACTGGCAGTCTGCCGCTCGAGAAAGACGGGGAGCTTACACCACTGTCCCCTTCCGTTTCCTTAAGCCCTGCTGAAGTGGAGACAGCAAAGGATCATGGTGTAACATTTATAACAAAAGATAAAAAAGCTGAAGCTCATGTGCCCGCTAGTAACGTGATAGAATCCCGGCACTCTACTTTCACATTGAAGCAACCGCTGGCAAACGGCCCCTATGAAATTAGCTTTGGCAACTTATCACGCTTTATGCAGCCAATTGAGCTGAAGCTGCCGAAGTCAGGAACTAAGACATTGGCTAAACTGGTTGATGGGTACACAGTTGCTGTGCCAAGTGCAGCTGCTGCGACCGCAACTACCAGTCTGATTAATGAACCTGGAACGTACGCCCTTGTTGACAATGTGGGTGCGCCGCGCATTAATCCGCCGGCAACAGGCAGTGCGTCATATACGCTGCAGTTAGCTTTACTGGAAACGTCCGGTACAATTTATTACACAACGAGCAGTAAAGATATTTCATTCACAAGCAGCGCCCTGTCAAATGACAAACCATTAAAAGACAGATATATAGCTACAGCTTCACCTGCTGACATTCTAAAGTGGACAAAATATACGCCTGATGAAAAAATTTCGGCGCCATCAGGTGAGTTATATGCGGTCGTTGTAAAAGGAAATCAAATCAGCCAAATTGCCTCACTCGAAGCTGCGCCGGCAATTGACTGGAGCAAAAATATTCCTTCTTACGATACGCACAAAGTTCTTAGCATCAATTTCAATGCCCGGGTGGACCGCGAAGCGCTGTACTCCGGCCTGATTTATGTTACAGATGATACAACCAATGAAAAAGTTGCTGCTGCATTGCAAATGAGTAGTGACGGCAAAACGATTTATGTCGTTCCACAAAAAGCTTACACCCGCGGGAAACAGTATACTCTGCATATTGACCGCCAGTTCAAAGGCAATACAAAAAATAAAGAATTCTTGAAAAAGTCTTTACTGCAAACATTCACCATTAACTGA
- a CDS encoding Ig-like domain-containing protein, with the protein MRFRIITAVALLSFLLTSLFSHPISYAAGIEPITAPKKPWTITFSHDVSDETANLELITIQSKNNEPSLSLSADLNKVIVKPKNPYLFGERYTLTIPASFRAASGKLLNKPVTKEFEMTGVYITDVSATMNQLATTVSVKVKPDVVSVFYSINSGNQIKLHRDGADSFSKGQIGLVTGDLLTINVWNEANQLIETQYYEVK; encoded by the coding sequence ATGCGATTTCGTATTATTACTGCTGTCGCGTTACTTAGTTTCTTGCTGACAAGTCTGTTCAGTCATCCAATCAGTTACGCAGCGGGTATCGAGCCCATCACCGCCCCTAAAAAGCCATGGACAATCACATTTTCACATGACGTATCTGATGAAACAGCCAATTTAGAACTCATTACTATACAGTCAAAAAATAATGAGCCGTCTCTTTCTCTATCGGCAGATTTGAATAAAGTTATAGTAAAACCAAAAAATCCATACTTGTTTGGTGAACGGTATACACTGACAATCCCAGCCAGTTTTCGAGCTGCTTCTGGCAAGCTGCTAAACAAGCCGGTAACGAAAGAGTTTGAGATGACTGGAGTGTACATAACAGACGTTTCCGCCACTATGAATCAACTTGCCACTACCGTCTCCGTTAAAGTAAAGCCCGATGTGGTTTCTGTCTTCTATTCAATTAATAGCGGAAATCAGATTAAACTTCATCGCGATGGCGCAGATTCCTTTTCTAAAGGACAGATTGGTTTGGTTACAGGCGATTTGCTGACGATTAACGTATGGAATGAAGCAAATCAATTAATAGAAACACAATATTATGAGGTTAAATAA
- a CDS encoding Ig-like domain-containing protein — translation MKIHRKIIALLALLLVSLLVRQPEGTEAAANQSNNSCGIERGRDVVFVIQDTPGMQAQDPSHSRINEAIFAVDQADTLDRYGVVGFNEAVTHSFSLSSNKYQAKAALKKLLTSSEENANDASTGLEKAIRDLSATQSVNDKVIVLMTAGTSINNEKIFSLANEAYEKDIQIHTISFGSTPSSIIDETTLRKISRITDGNFHTAVNAAYLREVLSNLRQEIADFPGRELYSDWTLTSDVTEPRGLLVHENVKVDLNGYNLTVTDDLVLLKCTEIRAVNGAVIKAKKLDQKTGSSIRLNNSQLNVTENVTQDGSIVVNGNYKNSAAPELVLASYTQRIHGYLNLNGQEAIISSPILQEGRIDLNGGTFHAKNNLEQKGRFNVQEGKLQVDGNLTINGGPLLDDAYMENKSLDAGGGLVQVGSKESMEMTNNKGHVRQAGGQLFVNHGTVKIYGDYTISDGWLTMIKGSMDTSTPQYGEGDGDFVHVFGDFSTASKRNHATRTYIHLGKPMNDQGHLTDGVLKIEGTFTQSGDGEGHPIYSDRMLQYEKDYSRYNFHAEGRHKVALMNKGKIRAQAKGFTFNLLELHGNLSDYPTDPYVRWNKLNEVVKSANSNLASLSINDKAVPGFTPAVRNYFRFEVPADDYPAGGVQTLKVDARPQDRNAIVDILDRTLSSDGTGEVKVQVTAVDGTKSVYTVEVKIGPGSGGKVTSIKLDRNEIVFTENDRGTYNPEKIVIGYTVYPTNATNQQVSWTSTNPAVATVTPSGIVTPHMKGETSIVATTADGGLIDTAAVKVLGQNDLLQGIKTLEDFVSDNDRFDKIMGGLYDVDKIGIVVPGNYIKKLTFTNPGMLSGGTIETDSGTARVEVRINGITLGANKAGNNFIFNRASMKVTDYVEVIAYDAVSNELERIGTTYPVNFTLTSGVSPGYYSIKTLLENQILFNQILEEYSPKQLRFSAR, via the coding sequence ATGAAGATACATAGGAAAATCATTGCCTTGCTGGCTTTATTGCTCGTTTCATTACTGGTCAGGCAGCCGGAAGGGACAGAAGCAGCTGCAAATCAATCGAATAATAGCTGCGGAATCGAGCGGGGAAGAGACGTTGTTTTTGTCATACAAGATACACCTGGCATGCAGGCGCAAGACCCAAGTCATTCCAGAATCAATGAGGCAATATTCGCAGTAGATCAAGCGGATACATTGGATCGATACGGCGTTGTTGGTTTCAATGAAGCGGTGACGCATTCATTTTCGTTATCATCCAATAAATATCAGGCAAAGGCCGCGCTAAAAAAACTTTTGACAAGTTCCGAAGAAAATGCAAATGATGCAAGTACGGGGCTAGAAAAAGCGATTCGGGATTTATCTGCGACACAATCAGTAAATGATAAAGTCATTGTGCTGATGACAGCAGGAACTTCGATAAACAATGAAAAGATTTTTTCGCTTGCCAATGAAGCATATGAAAAAGATATTCAAATTCACACGATCAGTTTTGGCAGCACACCTTCATCTATTATAGATGAAACGACATTACGAAAGATTTCAAGGATTACAGACGGCAATTTCCATACTGCTGTGAATGCTGCATACTTGAGAGAGGTACTATCCAATTTACGGCAGGAAATTGCCGATTTTCCCGGCCGTGAACTGTACAGCGATTGGACATTGACAAGTGATGTGACTGAGCCGAGAGGATTGCTGGTGCATGAAAATGTAAAAGTTGATTTGAATGGCTATAACTTAACTGTAACGGATGATTTAGTCCTGCTGAAATGTACAGAAATCCGGGCTGTAAACGGCGCTGTGATCAAGGCCAAGAAGCTGGATCAAAAAACAGGTTCAAGCATTAGACTGAATAACAGCCAGCTGAATGTAACAGAAAATGTCACGCAAGACGGCTCCATTGTAGTGAATGGAAATTATAAAAATTCGGCTGCACCTGAACTTGTGCTCGCATCTTATACCCAGCGGATTCATGGATATTTAAATCTCAACGGACAGGAAGCAATCATTTCATCACCGATTCTGCAAGAAGGCCGTATAGATCTGAATGGCGGAACATTCCATGCGAAAAATAATTTGGAACAAAAAGGCCGCTTTAATGTGCAGGAAGGCAAACTTCAAGTAGACGGCAATCTGACAATCAACGGCGGACCGTTACTTGACGATGCGTATATGGAGAATAAATCTCTGGATGCAGGCGGCGGATTGGTGCAAGTTGGATCTAAAGAATCCATGGAGATGACCAATAATAAAGGTCACGTCAGACAAGCCGGCGGGCAGTTATTCGTTAATCATGGAACGGTCAAAATTTATGGAGACTATACGATTTCCGATGGCTGGCTGACAATGATCAAAGGTTCGATGGATACTTCGACACCGCAATACGGTGAAGGCGACGGGGATTTTGTACATGTTTTTGGGGATTTCTCCACAGCGAGTAAACGAAACCATGCCACGCGAACGTATATACATCTGGGCAAGCCAATGAATGACCAAGGGCATTTGACGGATGGCGTGCTGAAAATCGAAGGTACATTTACTCAATCCGGTGACGGGGAAGGACATCCAATTTATTCGGATAGAATGCTGCAGTACGAAAAAGACTACAGCCGCTATAATTTCCATGCGGAAGGCAGACATAAAGTAGCGCTGATGAACAAAGGGAAAATCCGGGCTCAGGCAAAAGGATTTACTTTTAACTTACTCGAGCTGCATGGCAATTTGTCCGATTACCCGACAGACCCCTATGTACGATGGAATAAGCTGAATGAAGTCGTAAAATCAGCCAATTCAAATTTAGCCAGTCTGTCGATTAACGACAAAGCAGTGCCAGGCTTCACACCGGCTGTCAGAAATTATTTCAGATTTGAAGTGCCGGCAGATGACTATCCGGCAGGCGGAGTTCAAACACTCAAAGTGGATGCGCGCCCGCAGGACCGTAATGCAATCGTTGATATTTTAGACAGAACGCTGTCTTCTGATGGCACGGGAGAAGTGAAAGTACAAGTTACTGCGGTGGACGGTACGAAAAGCGTCTATACAGTGGAAGTGAAGATAGGGCCTGGGTCAGGCGGAAAGGTCACTTCTATAAAATTGGATAGAAATGAAATCGTCTTTACCGAAAATGATAGGGGAACTTATAATCCTGAGAAAATTGTTATTGGATATACAGTGTATCCGACGAATGCAACGAATCAGCAAGTCAGCTGGACATCAACCAACCCGGCCGTTGCAACTGTCACCCCAAGCGGAATTGTGACACCCCATATGAAAGGGGAAACTAGCATTGTGGCGACAACAGCAGATGGCGGTTTGATTGATACAGCTGCGGTGAAAGTATTAGGTCAGAACGATTTGCTGCAAGGAATTAAGACGCTTGAAGATTTTGTCAGCGATAATGACCGCTTTGACAAAATTATGGGTGGTCTGTACGACGTAGATAAAATCGGGATTGTCGTGCCGGGAAATTACATCAAAAAATTAACATTTACAAATCCAGGCATGTTATCAGGCGGAACGATAGAAACGGACAGTGGAACGGCGCGTGTCGAAGTCCGTATTAACGGCATTACATTGGGAGCGAACAAGGCCGGCAATAATTTCATATTTAATCGTGCATCTATGAAAGTTACTGATTATGTAGAAGTTATCGCCTATGATGCTGTATCCAATGAACTCGAGCGGATCGGAACGACTTATCCGGTGAACTTCACGTTAACTTCCGGCGTGTCGCCTGGTTATTACTCAATTAAAACTCTTTTAGAAAACCAGATTTTATTCAATCAAATACTGGAAGAATACTCACCTAAACAGCTGCGATTTTCTGCCAGATGA
- a CDS encoding cohesin domain-containing protein produces MFSMLLLFIPITSAKATVKQTAVGVSSAFIERSGSATLSVFISSDEKIAGGSFDIIYNPEQLRINASDVKMTDTLSDYLSSAGSDAAGKVSMSFAKSSGSLIDGTVMEVKATVLSAGYGNIHNLTLQNVELYNEQGKRITTQLINGQIKPFDGKESTHPNSVTVDKPWLITLNKPYNPATLNTSAVSLKRGSADFPFELELVNATQFRVKPIGSYIRSTYTLEITDQLRSMNGAKLNQPVRLKFKVN; encoded by the coding sequence ATGTTCAGCATGTTATTACTGTTTATCCCGATTACATCGGCAAAAGCGACTGTGAAACAAACTGCGGTCGGTGTGTCATCGGCTTTTATTGAAAGAAGCGGCTCCGCAACATTGTCTGTATTTATCAGCAGTGATGAGAAAATTGCAGGCGGTTCATTCGATATAATTTATAATCCGGAACAATTACGAATTAATGCCTCGGATGTCAAAATGACAGACACGTTGTCTGACTATCTATCCTCTGCGGGAAGCGATGCGGCAGGAAAAGTTTCCATGTCGTTTGCAAAATCCAGCGGCAGTTTGATTGATGGGACTGTAATGGAAGTGAAAGCTACAGTACTCTCTGCGGGTTATGGGAATATACACAATCTAACACTGCAAAACGTTGAATTATATAATGAACAGGGAAAGCGTATTACAACTCAATTAATAAATGGACAAATTAAACCGTTCGATGGCAAAGAGTCCACTCATCCAAATTCAGTTACAGTGGATAAGCCATGGCTTATTACATTAAACAAGCCTTACAACCCAGCGACATTGAACACAAGTGCTGTCAGTTTAAAGCGAGGATCCGCCGATTTTCCTTTTGAATTAGAATTAGTCAATGCCACACAGTTTCGGGTGAAGCCGATCGGATCATATATACGTTCTACGTATACATTAGAAATTACGGACCAGCTTCGTTCAATGAACGGTGCGAAACTAAATCAGCCAGTACGGCTTAAATTTAAGGTGAATTGA
- a CDS encoding putative Ig domain-containing protein: MKNLMNKVLLLLLVMGAVAVSGLNTESTYAEILEVGESRSLGTTVEVPVTIRDTSYLTSANFVITGPIAGKGITLKSFRPSSAFDDQKFRTRSVITNNTLDLNFLPISGKEERLVGNKILVGHLVYELSSSFKAGDSADLSITSLNMKGRLNQDVIVTPMNGKIVRKMPVGDVVGNNKPTAAAAIRILQHLNDPITDREAFLSADVNGDGVLTQEDAQIILDYVADKRSTFLAVQSKELDNAVLKSEYSGHVSAMNGRAPYTYKRSGSFPAGLTLDEKTGQITGTPTRAGTFVFDIQVTDAVGDTEKRKFSMQVIDSNIMSVEKPLPINVKLNGIPELPSTVQVTYKDKTTGKEAVSWEPVDTSKIGTVIAKGKIGDSGFTVSAEVNVVSANYLNGIKVAYVQFLNLHTIEVDVSEDVYKVTVNNTYNMHFEGDKKFTLISSNFPANSTVTFRMYDKYGNLLETKQQVLKPN; encoded by the coding sequence ATGAAAAATTTAATGAATAAAGTCTTATTACTTCTGCTAGTGATGGGCGCAGTCGCGGTGTCAGGTCTTAATACAGAGTCAACATATGCGGAGATACTGGAAGTCGGTGAAAGCCGTTCACTTGGTACAACAGTAGAAGTGCCGGTTACCATTCGGGACACATCGTATTTGACGTCAGCCAACTTTGTGATAACGGGGCCTATTGCGGGGAAGGGAATTACGTTGAAAAGTTTCCGTCCGTCATCAGCCTTTGACGATCAAAAGTTTCGGACGAGATCGGTAATCACAAATAATACATTAGATTTAAACTTCTTGCCGATTTCAGGAAAAGAAGAACGTTTAGTGGGAAATAAAATCCTGGTAGGCCATTTAGTGTATGAACTCTCCTCTTCTTTTAAAGCTGGCGATTCTGCCGATCTCTCCATCACATCGTTAAATATGAAAGGCCGTTTAAATCAGGACGTCATTGTGACACCAATGAACGGAAAAATCGTACGTAAAATGCCTGTCGGTGACGTTGTAGGAAACAATAAACCTACTGCCGCAGCGGCTATTCGGATTTTACAGCATTTGAATGATCCAATTACAGATCGGGAAGCTTTCTTATCCGCTGATGTAAATGGAGATGGAGTATTGACTCAAGAAGACGCCCAAATCATTTTGGACTATGTTGCAGACAAGCGCTCTACATTCTTGGCAGTTCAGTCGAAAGAGCTTGACAATGCGGTATTAAAAAGCGAATACAGTGGGCATGTATCTGCAATGAATGGTCGCGCCCCATATACATACAAGCGGTCAGGTTCCTTTCCGGCAGGCCTGACATTGGATGAAAAGACAGGGCAAATTACTGGCACACCGACACGTGCAGGAACATTCGTTTTTGATATTCAAGTAACTGACGCAGTTGGCGACACAGAAAAGCGGAAATTCAGCATGCAGGTCATTGATTCCAACATCATGTCCGTTGAAAAGCCATTGCCAATCAACGTCAAGCTGAATGGAATACCTGAACTTCCTTCAACTGTACAGGTCACGTATAAAGACAAAACAACAGGTAAAGAAGCGGTCAGCTGGGAGCCGGTTGATACATCGAAAATCGGCACCGTGATTGCGAAAGGAAAAATCGGGGACAGCGGATTTACGGTAAGTGCAGAGGTTAATGTCGTATCGGCAAATTACCTGAACGGCATAAAAGTCGCCTATGTGCAGTTCTTGAACCTTCATACGATTGAAGTCGATGTATCGGAGGATGTTTATAAGGTAACTGTTAATAATACGTATAATATGCACTTTGAAGGCGATAAAAAATTCACCTTAATCAGCTCGAATTTCCCGGCCAATTCAACTGTCACATTCCGTATGTATGATAAATACGGAAATCTGCTTGAAACAAAGCAGCAAGTGCTAAAGCCTAATTAA
- a CDS encoding carbohydrate kinase family protein: protein MNHSQEKHVLIYGDIFVDYIATDETNKEFSTFLGGATVNVAAGVSRLGAKSSLITVFGEDEDSVFAENELRHEGVDLTFAVRVPEKKVNRVYVHLTPERDRVFANYADDTPNIQVKPEDLQEQAFQNASILHICSGTMFQPTAHATTKKAVELAKANGVYLSFDPNVRPLRWESEDICRQTILPFLEQTDLLKLTEEELLFLFEESDVEKALERLAVYQIPVVMMTLGESGTLAIIQGVRRHVAVEPIEPVDTTGAGDAFIAGVLRGLHLHGRPDTLEDMLSHIQFGNQMGALCAMKPGALSAMPHANELD from the coding sequence ATGAATCATTCACAAGAGAAACACGTGCTGATCTACGGGGATATTTTTGTAGACTATATTGCAACAGATGAAACGAATAAAGAGTTTTCGACGTTCCTTGGCGGCGCAACGGTTAATGTGGCGGCGGGTGTTTCACGTCTTGGCGCTAAATCTTCATTGATCACCGTTTTTGGAGAGGACGAAGACTCCGTATTTGCAGAAAATGAGCTTCGTCATGAAGGTGTCGATTTAACTTTTGCAGTCCGTGTGCCCGAAAAGAAAGTAAATCGCGTTTATGTTCATTTAACGCCGGAGCGCGACCGGGTATTTGCGAATTATGCAGATGACACGCCTAATATCCAGGTGAAGCCGGAAGACTTACAGGAACAGGCTTTCCAAAACGCCTCCATTTTGCATATATGTTCGGGCACCATGTTTCAGCCGACTGCCCATGCAACGACAAAAAAGGCTGTGGAACTGGCAAAAGCAAATGGCGTATATCTTTCATTCGATCCCAATGTGCGGCCGCTGCGCTGGGAAAGTGAAGACATCTGCCGACAGACGATTCTGCCGTTTTTAGAGCAGACAGATCTATTGAAGCTGACGGAGGAAGAGCTGCTTTTCCTGTTTGAAGAGTCCGATGTGGAAAAGGCTTTAGAGCGTCTGGCCGTCTATCAGATCCCTGTAGTTATGATGACGCTTGGGGAGTCGGGGACGCTTGCGATTATTCAAGGGGTGCGCCGGCATGTGGCAGTGGAGCCGATTGAGCCTGTAGATACAACGGGCGCGGGAGATGCGTTCATAGCGGGTGTGCTTCGCGGCCTTCATTTGCATGGCAGACCTGACACCCTGGAAGATATGCTTTCCCACATCCAATTCGGCAATCAAATGGGGGCGCTATGTGCAATGAAGCCAGGTGCCCTGTCCGCCATGCCGCATGCGAATGAACTGGATTGA